A part of Halobaculum sp. MBLA0143 genomic DNA contains:
- a CDS encoding MFS transporter translates to MSRDRFVVAVAAASRFAAGILMGTGLAFYVGEAGGSASLVGAVTTAYFLGMMLLSPFWGAVADVTGRRRAVLVVTGLAATLAVLPLLIVPGVETTVSVGPVTIPGVYLPIGVRGVYALFAVGFSPVMLTVASARGGDEGRGRALGFFNSARAAGFTGGQLAVGFLLGVLAPDGLYVVIAAASLLSTVAVVFVTDPTPTPETAPTAGEVAAEVRRRLLPAAADRRHFSRNGLGWLYVALALRNTTVIGVMGLMPVYLPGRLGLTEFQMGALLALNPAGQAAFMLLFGRLSDRVGRKPLVVGGMAGSGLFALLAAAAALVPGTTARLLVAGLAFVVIAAAFSAMTTGALAFIGDVAPDDRESELMGLRSTAKGVGGVVGPLLLGGLATLASYEAAFALGSGLALVAAGLAYVALTESRPAGARSPTVVVDD, encoded by the coding sequence GTGAGTCGAGACCGGTTCGTCGTCGCCGTCGCCGCCGCCAGTCGCTTCGCCGCCGGGATTCTGATGGGCACCGGGCTCGCGTTCTACGTCGGGGAGGCTGGTGGCTCCGCGTCGCTCGTCGGGGCGGTGACGACGGCGTACTTCCTCGGGATGATGCTGCTGTCCCCGTTCTGGGGCGCCGTCGCGGACGTGACCGGTCGACGCCGGGCGGTGCTCGTCGTCACCGGACTCGCAGCTACTCTCGCCGTGTTGCCGCTCCTGATCGTCCCCGGCGTCGAGACGACAGTGAGCGTCGGCCCGGTGACGATCCCCGGGGTGTACCTCCCGATCGGCGTCAGAGGGGTGTACGCCCTCTTCGCCGTCGGCTTCTCCCCGGTGATGCTGACAGTCGCCAGCGCTCGCGGCGGCGACGAGGGGCGCGGCCGGGCGCTGGGTTTCTTCAACTCTGCGCGCGCGGCCGGCTTCACCGGCGGGCAGTTGGCGGTCGGGTTCCTGTTGGGCGTGTTGGCGCCCGACGGGCTGTACGTCGTGATCGCGGCCGCGTCGCTCCTGTCGACGGTCGCCGTCGTGTTCGTCACGGACCCGACGCCGACGCCGGAGACGGCGCCGACTGCGGGCGAGGTGGCCGCGGAGGTGCGGCGACGGCTGTTGCCGGCGGCGGCAGACCGACGACACTTCTCTCGTAACGGGCTCGGGTGGCTGTACGTGGCGCTGGCGCTGCGGAACACGACGGTGATCGGCGTGATGGGGCTGATGCCGGTGTACCTCCCCGGCCGGCTCGGGCTGACGGAGTTCCAGATGGGGGCGTTGCTGGCGCTCAACCCGGCCGGCCAGGCGGCGTTCATGCTGTTGTTCGGCCGGCTCTCCGACCGGGTGGGCCGCAAGCCGTTGGTCGTGGGCGGGATGGCCGGCTCCGGGCTGTTCGCGTTGCTGGCGGCCGCAGCGGCGCTCGTCCCCGGCACGACCGCGCGCTTGCTCGTCGCCGGGCTCGCGTTCGTCGTGATCGCGGCCGCCTTCTCCGCGATGACGACCGGCGCGCTCGCGTTCATCGGCGACGTGGCACCCGACGACCGGGAGTCGGAGCTGATGGGACTGCGGTCGACCGCCAAGGGTGTCGGCGGCGTCGTCGGCCCGTTGTTGCTGGGCGGGCTGGCGACGCTCGCCAGCTACGAGGCCGCGTTCGCCCTCGGCAGTGGGTTGGCGTTGGTCGCGGCCGGACTCGCGTACGTCGCCCTGACGGAGAGCCGGCCGGCGGGCGCCCGGTCGCCGACGGTCGTCGTCGACGACTGA
- a CDS encoding ATP-NAD kinase family protein: MRLGFLTNPIAGMGGRVGLKGTDGKLAAARERGAQPRAPDRARRALTALADADADPDLLVWGGPMGGDAARAVGFDPRVLGEPEADDLGDTTAEDTRRAARAFHDAGVDLVLFVGGDGTAADVAETLSGTETPMLGVPAGVKVYSSVFAVSPEDAAAVVTSFDRTERREVTDIDEDSYREGEVQPELRAVAFVPVTDRLQSSKQTGGGTVESLAAGVADEARAHPERTYVLGPGSTLAAVKTELGFDGSPIGVDVWRDGELLARDADEATLLELLDPDGDNEIVVTPIGGQGFVFGRGNPQLSPAVIRRCSVSVVASRDKLDDLHVLRADTDDPALDEELAGWLKVRVGRFETRMTKIV, translated from the coding sequence ATGCGTCTGGGCTTCCTCACGAACCCCATCGCCGGGATGGGTGGTCGGGTCGGACTGAAGGGGACGGACGGCAAACTCGCGGCGGCCCGCGAGCGGGGAGCACAGCCGCGGGCCCCCGACCGAGCCCGCCGGGCGCTGACGGCGCTGGCGGACGCAGACGCGGATCCCGACCTCCTCGTCTGGGGCGGTCCGATGGGTGGTGACGCCGCGCGGGCCGTCGGCTTCGACCCGAGAGTCCTCGGTGAGCCCGAAGCGGACGATCTCGGCGACACCACGGCCGAGGACACCCGTCGGGCCGCCCGGGCGTTCCACGACGCGGGCGTCGACCTGGTCCTGTTCGTCGGCGGCGACGGCACCGCCGCCGACGTTGCGGAGACGCTGTCGGGCACGGAGACGCCGATGCTGGGCGTGCCGGCCGGGGTGAAGGTGTACTCGTCGGTGTTCGCCGTCTCCCCGGAGGACGCCGCCGCGGTGGTGACGAGCTTCGACCGGACGGAGCGGCGCGAGGTGACGGACATCGACGAGGACAGCTACCGCGAGGGGGAGGTCCAGCCGGAGCTTCGCGCCGTCGCGTTCGTCCCCGTCACCGACCGACTCCAGTCGTCGAAACAGACGGGCGGCGGCACGGTAGAGTCACTGGCCGCCGGCGTAGCCGACGAGGCGCGCGCTCACCCGGAGCGGACGTACGTCCTCGGGCCCGGGTCGACGCTGGCGGCGGTGAAGACGGAACTCGGCTTCGACGGCTCCCCCATCGGGGTCGACGTCTGGCGGGACGGCGAACTGCTGGCCCGCGACGCCGACGAGGCGACGCTGCTGGAGCTGTTGGACCCGGACGGCGACAACGAGATCGTCGTCACCCCGATCGGCGGCCAGGGGTTCGTGTTCGGCCGCGGCAACCCACAGCTGTCGCCGGCGGTGATCCGACGGTGCTCCGTGTCCGTCGTCGCCTCCCGCGACAAGCTGGATGACCTCCACGTCCTCCGGGCGGACACGGACGACCCGGCGCTAGACGAGGAGCTGGCCGGCTGGCTGAAGGTCCGAGTCGGCCGCTTCGAGACCCGGATGACGAAGATCGTCTGA
- a CDS encoding D-2-hydroxyacid dehydrogenase — protein sequence MEIVVTRQSIHGIPASEYADALRRRLPDHEVTLADTPAAEATALARAEVVSGPGRRTAAHLESATDLELLACVYAGTSHLDLDPFREAGVAVTNASGVHAPNVSEYVVGALVSLARDFRRATRQQDRREWVSYSCRELHDSTVCVVGLGAIGTAVAERLAPFGVERVGVRHTPSKGGPVEAVYGFDEIHEALAGADHLVLACPLTDETEELIDGDAFQTLPPHASLVNVARGAVVDTDALVRAVRRGRIDGAFLDVTEPEPLPPDHPLWSFDDVRITPHNAGHTPDYYERTAEILADNVDRLARGEPLRNEVT from the coding sequence ATGGAGATCGTCGTCACGCGCCAGTCGATCCACGGGATTCCCGCGAGCGAGTACGCCGACGCGCTGCGTCGCCGACTGCCGGACCACGAGGTGACACTCGCGGACACGCCGGCCGCGGAGGCGACGGCGCTGGCCCGCGCCGAGGTCGTGAGCGGACCCGGCCGCCGGACGGCGGCTCACCTGGAGTCGGCGACGGACCTGGAACTGCTCGCGTGTGTGTACGCCGGGACGAGCCACCTGGACCTGGACCCGTTCCGGGAGGCCGGCGTCGCGGTGACGAACGCCAGCGGCGTCCACGCCCCGAACGTCTCGGAGTACGTCGTCGGTGCGCTCGTGTCGCTGGCGCGTGACTTCCGGCGAGCCACACGCCAACAGGACCGTCGGGAGTGGGTCAGCTACTCCTGCCGCGAGCTCCACGACAGCACGGTCTGTGTCGTCGGCCTCGGTGCTATCGGAACGGCCGTCGCCGAACGACTCGCGCCGTTCGGCGTCGAACGGGTCGGGGTTCGCCACACCCCCTCGAAGGGTGGGCCGGTCGAGGCCGTCTACGGCTTCGACGAGATCCACGAGGCGCTCGCGGGCGCCGACCACCTCGTGTTGGCCTGCCCGCTCACGGACGAGACGGAGGAACTGATCGACGGGGACGCGTTCCAGACGCTCCCGCCGCACGCGAGTCTCGTCAACGTCGCACGCGGCGCCGTCGTCGACACGGACGCGCTCGTCCGTGCCGTCCGACGGGGGCGGATCGACGGCGCGTTCCTCGACGTGACGGAGCCGGAGCCGTTGCCGCCGGACCACCCGTTGTGGTCGTTCGACGACGTGCGAATCACTCCACACAACGCCGGTCACACACCCGACTACTACGAGCGGACGGCAGAGATTCTGGCCGACAACGTCGACCGACTCGCCCGTGGCGAGCCGCTCCGCAACGAGGTGACGTGA
- a CDS encoding Single-stranded DNA binding protein — protein MDVDSHAEELASDLGVDKQEVRDDLENLLEYSVPIDEAKQSVRRKHGDGGGGDASPSAVDVSEVTTDAGNVTVTGRVLTVGTRTIRYQGEESTIREGQIADDTGRISYTAWQNFGFDPGDTVTVGNAGVREWEGEPELNLGESTTVALESEPMEVPYPVGGDRDLIELEPGDRGRVVEAEVLELEERTIDGRDGETEILSGVLADDTARLPFTDWKPRPEVAEGAEIRLEDVYVREFRGVPSVNLTEFTTVAPASVSVSDDAPRVSVREAVDTGGMYDVEVVGNVLEVRDGSGLIQRCPECGRLVQNDQCRSHGQVDPEDDLRVKAIVDDGTDTVTAILGTDLTKEVYGGTLDDALSAARDAMNREVVADDIARKLEGRRFRVRGHLSVDDYGANLDASEFTEADDDPADRARSLLAAVGDDVAADGGDRR, from the coding sequence ATGGACGTCGACAGTCACGCCGAGGAACTCGCCTCCGACCTCGGTGTGGACAAACAGGAGGTCCGTGACGATCTGGAGAATCTACTGGAGTACAGCGTCCCGATCGACGAGGCGAAACAGTCCGTCCGGCGGAAACACGGCGACGGCGGTGGCGGCGACGCCAGCCCCTCGGCCGTCGACGTGAGCGAGGTGACGACGGACGCGGGCAACGTCACCGTCACCGGGCGTGTCCTGACGGTCGGCACCCGGACGATCCGCTACCAAGGTGAAGAGTCCACCATCCGCGAAGGGCAGATCGCCGACGACACCGGGCGGATCAGCTACACCGCCTGGCAGAACTTCGGCTTCGACCCCGGCGACACCGTCACCGTCGGCAACGCTGGGGTCCGCGAGTGGGAGGGTGAGCCGGAACTCAACCTCGGCGAGTCCACGACGGTCGCCCTGGAGTCCGAGCCGATGGAGGTGCCGTACCCCGTCGGCGGCGACCGGGATCTGATCGAGCTGGAGCCGGGCGACCGCGGCCGTGTCGTCGAGGCGGAGGTGCTCGAACTAGAGGAACGCACCATCGACGGCCGCGACGGCGAGACGGAGATCCTCTCGGGGGTCCTCGCGGACGACACCGCCCGGCTCCCGTTCACCGACTGGAAGCCCCGTCCGGAGGTGGCCGAGGGGGCCGAGATCCGGCTGGAGGACGTGTACGTCCGGGAGTTCCGTGGCGTCCCCTCTGTCAACCTCACGGAGTTCACGACGGTCGCGCCCGCGTCCGTCTCCGTCTCCGACGACGCCCCGCGCGTGTCGGTCCGAGAGGCGGTCGACACCGGCGGAATGTACGACGTCGAGGTCGTCGGCAACGTTCTGGAAGTCCGCGACGGGTCGGGGCTGATCCAACGCTGCCCGGAGTGTGGCCGACTCGTCCAGAACGACCAGTGTCGTAGCCACGGCCAGGTGGATCCGGAAGACGACCTCCGCGTGAAGGCCATCGTCGACGACGGGACGGACACGGTGACGGCCATCCTCGGGACGGACCTGACGAAGGAGGTGTACGGCGGCACACTCGACGACGCGCTGTCGGCCGCCAGGGACGCGATGAACCGCGAGGTCGTCGCCGACGACATCGCCCGGAAGCTGGAGGGGCGACGGTTCCGCGTCCGCGGCCACCTCTCCGTCGACGACTACGGCGCGAACTTGGACGCCAGCGAGTTCACCGAGGCGGACGACGACCCGGCGGACCGTGCCCGGTCGTTGCTCGCGGCCGTCGGCGACGACGTCGCGGCCGACGGGGGTGACCGCCGGTGA
- a CDS encoding alkaline phosphatase family protein: MGLFDRIRGDDDPRVAFVGIDGVPFSLLADNPEEFPNVTEIVENGDGGAIDSIVPPESSACWPALTTGVNPGETGVYGFQDRETGSYDTYVPMGRDVQATRLWDRVAEDGRDATVFNVPVTFPPQRNVQRMVSGFLSPSIEKAAYPDELANYLDGMGYRIDANAKLGHQDDKSEFMENAHETLDRRFDAFENYIAEDDWDLFFGVFMTTDRVNHFLFEDYAEDGENAEEFLEFYRKVDDYLGQIRDALPEDVTLVVASDHGFMTEEYEVDCNRWLANEGWLSFEDDHEELADIADDSRAYSLIPGRFYVNLEGREPRGSVPESEFEATRAELKSDLESMTGPDGEPVAKRVVVGDDVFDGAHDDIAPDLVVIPNEGFDLKAKFKPHDDGVFYHGPRNGMHSFENATLLVDDPDVSVPEGTDLYDIAPTILDLMEVDYEGGAFDGESLA, translated from the coding sequence ATGGGTCTGTTCGACCGGATCAGAGGCGACGACGACCCGCGCGTCGCTTTCGTCGGTATCGACGGCGTTCCGTTCAGTCTGCTCGCAGACAACCCCGAGGAGTTCCCGAACGTCACGGAGATCGTCGAGAACGGCGACGGCGGCGCCATCGACAGCATCGTCCCGCCGGAGTCGTCGGCCTGCTGGCCGGCACTCACGACGGGCGTCAACCCCGGCGAGACCGGCGTCTACGGCTTCCAGGACCGCGAGACCGGCTCGTACGACACGTACGTCCCGATGGGGCGCGACGTGCAGGCCACCCGGCTGTGGGACCGGGTCGCCGAGGACGGCCGTGACGCCACCGTGTTCAACGTTCCCGTCACGTTCCCCCCACAGCGCAACGTCCAACGGATGGTCTCCGGCTTCCTCTCCCCGTCCATCGAGAAGGCGGCGTACCCGGACGAGCTCGCCAACTACCTCGACGGGATGGGCTACCGAATCGACGCCAACGCCAAGCTCGGTCACCAGGACGACAAGTCGGAGTTCATGGAGAACGCCCACGAGACGCTCGACCGGCGGTTCGACGCGTTCGAGAACTACATCGCAGAAGACGACTGGGACCTCTTCTTCGGCGTGTTCATGACCACCGACCGGGTCAACCACTTCCTGTTCGAAGACTACGCCGAAGACGGCGAGAACGCCGAGGAGTTCCTGGAGTTCTACCGGAAGGTGGACGACTACCTCGGCCAGATCCGAGACGCCCTGCCCGAGGACGTGACGCTCGTCGTCGCCTCCGACCACGGCTTCATGACCGAGGAGTACGAGGTGGACTGCAACCGGTGGCTGGCGAACGAAGGGTGGCTCTCCTTCGAGGACGACCACGAGGAACTGGCGGACATCGCCGACGACAGCCGGGCATACTCGCTGATCCCCGGTCGATTCTACGTCAACTTGGAGGGCCGCGAGCCCCGCGGGTCCGTTCCGGAGTCGGAGTTCGAGGCCACCCGGGCGGAACTGAAGTCCGACCTAGAGTCGATGACCGGTCCCGACGGTGAGCCGGTGGCCAAGCGCGTCGTCGTCGGCGACGACGTGTTCGACGGCGCCCACGACGACATCGCCCCGGACCTGGTCGTCATCCCCAACGAGGGGTTCGACCTGAAGGCGAAGTTCAAGCCCCACGACGACGGGGTGTTCTACCACGGCCCCCGCAACGGGATGCACAGCTTCGAGAACGCGACGCTGCTCGTCGACGACCCGGACGTGTCCGTGCCCGAGGGGACGGACCTGTACGACATCGCGCCGACGATTCTCGACCTGATGGAGGTCGACTACGAGGGCGGCGCGTTCGACGGCGAGTCGCTGGCCTGA
- a CDS encoding PIN domain-containing protein → MAETPPGDGPGIGKGDAAIAATALERDEPVLTADEQFEAVPGLVVETYR, encoded by the coding sequence ATGGCGGAGACACCGCCCGGAGACGGTCCTGGCATCGGTAAAGGGGACGCAGCAATCGCAGCGACCGCGCTGGAGCGTGACGAGCCCGTTCTCACCGCAGACGAACAGTTCGAGGCGGTTCCAGGTCTCGTCGTCGAGACGTATCGGTAA
- a CDS encoding PhoU domain-containing protein, which translates to METRKVQRLGPSTLAMTLPAEWTHEHDVEKGQEVSLRMGGKGTLTVLPESATTEDTEATLWADNLDADALERAVLAQYVLGRRVINVETDDGPLSSEHINAVYRAEGQLMGLGVIEETPESIAIRCSVDPEDFTLDNLLRRLESTGSTMRGEAAKALAHGNHDLAQRALNRERQANKIFVLLLRLIFTAFQNPNLARAVGLQSGFPLIGYRSVAKNLELIADNAEDIAETVLEAEGEHLGVDSAIVRRIREFTDQVDELTALAVDAVVQRDYACTIEVRERFAELKDREADILSDLPEMDNESLLRIRELLVSLQETAQYAMRIGEVAANLALNQDNEYVTISSGDDETGL; encoded by the coding sequence ATGGAGACGAGGAAAGTCCAACGGCTGGGCCCGTCGACGCTGGCGATGACGCTCCCGGCCGAGTGGACTCACGAACACGACGTGGAGAAGGGGCAGGAAGTCTCGCTGCGGATGGGCGGCAAGGGGACGCTCACGGTGTTGCCGGAGTCGGCCACGACCGAGGACACGGAGGCGACGCTGTGGGCGGACAACCTGGACGCCGACGCGCTGGAGCGGGCAGTGTTGGCCCAGTACGTCCTCGGGCGGCGCGTCATCAACGTCGAGACGGACGACGGCCCGCTGAGCTCGGAACACATCAACGCCGTCTACCGAGCGGAAGGCCAGCTGATGGGGCTGGGTGTGATCGAGGAGACGCCGGAGAGCATCGCCATCCGGTGTTCCGTCGACCCGGAGGACTTCACCCTGGACAACCTCCTCCGCCGGCTGGAGTCCACCGGCTCCACGATGCGGGGTGAGGCCGCGAAGGCGCTGGCCCACGGCAACCACGACCTCGCACAGCGGGCGCTCAACCGGGAACGACAGGCGAACAAGATCTTCGTCCTCCTCCTCCGGCTGATCTTCACCGCGTTCCAGAACCCGAACCTCGCGCGGGCCGTCGGGCTCCAGTCCGGCTTCCCGTTGATCGGCTACCGCTCCGTCGCCAAGAACCTGGAGCTGATCGCGGACAACGCCGAGGACATCGCCGAGACCGTGCTGGAGGCAGAGGGTGAACACCTCGGTGTCGACTCCGCCATCGTCCGGCGCATCCGGGAGTTCACCGACCAGGTGGACGAACTCACCGCGCTGGCGGTCGACGCCGTCGTCCAACGCGACTACGCTTGCACGATCGAGGTGCGTGAACGGTTCGCCGAGCTGAAAGACCGCGAGGCGGACATCCTCTCGGATCTCCCGGAGATGGACAACGAGTCGTTGCTCCGGATCCGGGAGCTGCTCGTCAGTCTCCAGGAGACCGCCCAGTACGCCATGCGGATCGGCGAGGTGGCCGCCAACCTCGCGCTCAACCAGGACAACGAGTACGTCACCATCTCGTCGGGCGACGACGAGACCGGGCTGTAA
- a CDS encoding ABC transporter ATP-binding protein, which yields MSHPAEEDDPFEDVREKTDNPMWRLFTEYGTENTPQFLVGLAASVIARILDLLPPLILGIAIDAVIVEEVSYAQAVGELLWFLPEAALTSVIPEARAGQFWLSIGLIGVGFFGGAGFHWSRNWGWNSFAQNIQHSIRTDTYDKMQRLNMDFFADKQTGEMMSILSNDVNRLERFLNDGMNAFFRLSVMVIAIAAIMFSLNAQLALVALLPVPVIALFTWKFISTIQPKYADVRSSVGQLNSRLENNLGGVQVIKTSNTERFESDRVDDVSMEYFDANWDAISTRIKFFPALRVIAGVGFVATFGVGGFWVFQGAPGPFTGSLRVGEFTTFILFTQRFIWPMAQFGQIINMYQRARASSARIFGLMDEPSRIVEDPDAQPLSVTDGRIEYDDVTFGYDDEEVIVEDVSFDVDGGETVALVGPTGAGKSTVLKLLLRMYDVDEGGIRIDGEDLRNVTIPSLRQSLGYVSQESFMFYGTVEENIEYGTFDADHEDVVEAAKAAEAHDFITNLPDGYDTEIGERGVKLSGGQRQRLSIARAVLKDPEILVLDEATSDVDTETEMLIQRSLDELTADRTTFAIAHRLSTIKDADQIVVLEDGKIVERGTHDELLTHDGLYAHLWGVQAGEIDELPEEFVERASKRASRTSAEAGDDD from the coding sequence ATGAGTCACCCCGCAGAAGAGGACGATCCGTTCGAGGACGTCCGCGAGAAGACGGACAACCCTATGTGGCGGTTGTTCACGGAGTACGGCACCGAGAACACGCCACAGTTCCTGGTCGGGCTCGCCGCGAGCGTGATCGCCCGGATCCTGGACCTCCTCCCGCCGTTGATCCTCGGAATCGCCATCGACGCAGTGATCGTAGAGGAAGTGAGCTACGCCCAGGCGGTCGGCGAGCTGCTGTGGTTCCTGCCGGAGGCGGCGCTGACGAGCGTGATACCCGAGGCCAGAGCCGGACAGTTCTGGCTGTCCATCGGCCTGATCGGCGTCGGCTTCTTCGGTGGCGCCGGGTTCCACTGGTCGCGCAACTGGGGGTGGAACTCCTTCGCGCAGAACATCCAACACTCCATCCGGACGGACACCTACGACAAGATGCAGCGGCTGAACATGGACTTCTTCGCCGACAAACAGACCGGCGAGATGATGTCGATCCTGTCGAACGACGTGAACCGCTTGGAGCGGTTCCTCAACGACGGGATGAACGCCTTCTTCCGGCTGTCGGTGATGGTGATCGCCATCGCGGCGATCATGTTCTCGCTGAACGCACAGCTCGCCTTGGTCGCGTTGTTGCCGGTGCCGGTCATCGCCCTGTTCACCTGGAAGTTCATCTCGACGATCCAACCGAAGTACGCCGACGTGCGGTCGTCGGTCGGCCAGCTCAACTCCCGGTTGGAGAACAACCTCGGCGGCGTCCAGGTCATCAAGACCTCCAACACGGAGCGGTTCGAGTCCGACCGCGTGGACGACGTGTCGATGGAGTACTTCGACGCCAACTGGGACGCCATCTCGACGCGGATCAAGTTCTTCCCCGCCCTCCGAGTCATCGCAGGCGTCGGCTTCGTCGCCACCTTCGGCGTCGGCGGCTTCTGGGTGTTCCAGGGCGCCCCCGGCCCCTTCACCGGGTCGCTGCGTGTCGGCGAGTTCACGACGTTCATCCTGTTCACCCAACGGTTCATCTGGCCGATGGCGCAGTTCGGCCAGATCATCAACATGTACCAGCGCGCTCGGGCGTCGTCGGCGCGGATCTTCGGCCTCATGGACGAGCCCTCCCGGATCGTCGAGGACCCGGACGCCCAGCCGCTGTCGGTGACTGACGGCCGGATCGAGTACGACGACGTGACGTTCGGCTACGACGACGAGGAGGTGATCGTCGAGGACGTGAGCTTCGACGTCGACGGCGGCGAGACGGTCGCGCTCGTCGGTCCCACCGGCGCCGGGAAGTCGACCGTGCTCAAGCTGTTGCTCCGGATGTACGACGTCGACGAGGGAGGGATCCGGATCGACGGTGAGGACCTCCGGAACGTGACGATCCCGAGTCTCCGTCAGTCGCTGGGGTACGTCTCCCAGGAGAGCTTCATGTTCTACGGCACCGTCGAGGAGAACATCGAGTACGGCACCTTCGACGCCGACCACGAGGACGTGGTCGAGGCCGCGAAGGCCGCCGAGGCACACGACTTCATCACCAACCTTCCGGACGGGTACGACACGGAGATCGGTGAACGCGGCGTGAAGCTGTCCGGCGGCCAACGGCAACGCCTCTCCATCGCTCGGGCCGTCCTGAAGGACCCTGAGATCCTCGTCTTAGACGAGGCCACCTCCGACGTGGACACGGAGACGGAGATGCTGATCCAGCGCTCGCTGGACGAGCTCACCGCCGACCGCACGACGTTCGCCATCGCCCACCGGCTGTCCACGATCAAGGACGCCGACCAGATCGTCGTCTTGGAGGACGGGAAGATCGTCGAGCGGGGCACCCACGACGAACTGTTGACACACGACGGCCTGTACGCTCACCTCTGGGGCGTCCAGGCCGGAGAGATCGACGAACTGCCCGAGGAGTTCGTCGAACGCGCGAGCAAACGCGCCTCCCGGACGAGTGCGGAGGCCGGCGACGACGACTAG
- a CDS encoding coiled-coil protein, translating into MATESEVLESHDLDPMDESRNVQLEDDKLENGSKGELIKLAGQLRDRRNELNQMASERASTRDDLNAETREKVDEAQEHREQRDELNEQVQEHKENRNELNAEANELFDQVEDMKQDLELDDGKSIEELEEEIEELEFKQQTEVLDAEDERELIEKIENKREQLQEREEKVEQSDELEDLIEEAEEVRSEASQHHQKVTELADEAQEHHNEMIEAYREADEIRDEADIVHEKFVEAQEAADQHHEDFVRVQKRLRELDKKEEEEKKEEREKKAEEEREEAEEIYQKFKDGETLDTEDLMKLQKTGLL; encoded by the coding sequence ATGGCAACGGAATCGGAAGTACTCGAGAGTCACGATCTCGACCCGATGGACGAATCGCGGAACGTACAGCTCGAAGACGACAAGCTGGAGAACGGCTCCAAGGGCGAACTCATCAAGCTCGCCGGTCAGCTTCGAGATCGACGAAACGAACTCAACCAGATGGCCTCCGAGCGCGCCTCCACACGCGACGACCTGAACGCCGAGACACGCGAGAAGGTCGACGAGGCGCAGGAGCACCGAGAGCAGCGCGACGAGCTCAACGAGCAGGTGCAGGAGCACAAGGAGAACCGCAACGAGCTCAACGCCGAGGCCAACGAGCTGTTCGACCAGGTCGAGGACATGAAACAGGACCTCGAACTGGACGACGGCAAGTCGATCGAGGAGCTGGAAGAGGAGATCGAGGAGCTGGAGTTCAAACAACAGACGGAGGTACTCGACGCCGAAGACGAGCGCGAACTGATCGAGAAGATCGAGAACAAGCGCGAACAGCTCCAGGAACGCGAGGAGAAGGTGGAGCAGAGCGACGAGCTGGAGGACCTGATCGAGGAGGCAGAGGAGGTCCGCAGCGAGGCGTCCCAGCACCACCAGAAGGTGACGGAGCTGGCCGACGAGGCCCAGGAGCACCACAACGAGATGATCGAGGCCTACCGCGAGGCGGACGAGATCCGCGACGAGGCCGACATCGTCCACGAGAAGTTCGTGGAGGCCCAGGAGGCCGCCGACCAGCACCACGAGGACTTCGTCCGCGTCCAGAAGCGCCTGCGCGAACTGGACAAGAAGGAGGAAGAAGAGAAGAAGGAGGAACGCGAGAAGAAGGCCGAAGAGGAGCGCGAGGAGGCCGAGGAGATCTACCAGAAGTTCAAGGACGGCGAGACCCTCGACACCGAGGACCTGATGAAGCTCCAGAAGACGGGGCTGCTGTAG
- a CDS encoding metallophosphoesterase encodes MARRGTRDAPLVEPVPDAPAATARLGTERALVVADYHAGIEVGLRYERGVELDSAAPRRRDRLIELVSRTDADRVVVVGDLGHQVSGAGDTEREEVTALLDALSVPVTLVVGNHDPGLADAVDDLQTEPAGGVRFGPVGFVHGHTWPDPDVLAADVVCVGHEHPAVKLADEVGRARAERAWLRGPLVREPFADAGVDDDWNAPELVVVPAFNDRSSGTWVNVDGQGFLAPFLPEALPSAQAYLTDGTRLGDYPSV; translated from the coding sequence ATGGCCCGCCGTGGGACACGCGACGCGCCGCTCGTCGAGCCCGTTCCGGACGCGCCGGCGGCGACGGCGCGACTCGGCACGGAACGGGCACTCGTCGTCGCCGACTACCACGCCGGTATCGAGGTCGGCCTCCGCTACGAGCGCGGGGTGGAGCTGGACAGCGCCGCGCCGCGCCGGCGCGACCGCCTGATCGAACTCGTCTCCCGGACGGACGCCGACCGGGTCGTCGTGGTGGGCGACCTCGGACACCAGGTGTCCGGGGCGGGCGACACGGAACGCGAGGAGGTGACGGCGTTGTTGGACGCGCTCTCGGTGCCGGTGACGCTCGTCGTGGGGAACCACGACCCCGGGCTGGCGGACGCCGTCGACGACCTCCAGACCGAGCCGGCCGGAGGGGTCCGGTTCGGTCCTGTCGGGTTCGTCCACGGCCACACCTGGCCGGATCCGGACGTGCTCGCGGCCGACGTGGTCTGTGTCGGCCACGAACACCCGGCGGTGAAGCTCGCCGACGAGGTGGGCCGTGCCCGGGCAGAACGGGCGTGGCTCCGCGGCCCGCTCGTCCGCGAGCCGTTCGCGGACGCGGGCGTCGACGACGACTGGAACGCGCCGGAACTGGTCGTCGTGCCTGCGTTCAACGACCGGTCCAGCGGGACGTGGGTGAACGTGGACGGGCAGGGGTTCCTCGCGCCGTTCCTCCCCGAGGCGCTGCCGTCGGCACAGGCGTACCTCACCGACGGGACGCGGCTGGGCGACTACCCGTCCGTGTAG